A region from the Wansuia hejianensis genome encodes:
- a CDS encoding IclR family transcriptional regulator, with product MNNTVIKAFEILKLVSQNKSGLTLAQITRSLNLSKSTAFNIVHTLTNVGLLTMEEGQLPVYRMGIESLKLGLAYLRETSLDTAARPVLSRLCRDVQETVFMAVRCGMTDLVYIMKFISDSEFQTVYSVGDVRPMLSLGMGKAMLSAMTDEEIRSIITPEHFSFSNQPSISDMNSLLEYIHNTRNIGYAIDDTSENIYFAGTVAAPVLDIDNHLAGAISIVFIRDPRNIDRVQLLGQKVSQAALEISQGLGYMHSNLYST from the coding sequence ATGAACAACACAGTCATCAAGGCTTTTGAAATTTTAAAGCTGGTTTCTCAAAACAAAAGCGGACTTACACTGGCTCAAATTACCAGATCACTGAACCTCTCCAAAAGCACTGCATTTAATATCGTTCATACATTGACAAACGTAGGCTTACTCACCATGGAGGAAGGTCAGCTTCCAGTATACCGGATGGGTATTGAAAGCCTGAAGCTGGGCCTGGCCTATCTGCGCGAAACCTCCCTGGATACAGCAGCGCGCCCGGTTCTTTCCCGTCTGTGCAGAGATGTTCAGGAGACTGTTTTTATGGCGGTCCGCTGCGGTATGACAGATCTGGTCTACATCATGAAATTTATATCTGATTCAGAATTCCAGACTGTCTATTCGGTGGGAGACGTCCGGCCTATGCTCTCTCTCGGCATGGGCAAAGCAATGCTCTCCGCCATGACAGATGAAGAAATCCGGTCAATTATAACTCCCGAACACTTTTCCTTCAGCAACCAGCCTTCCATCTCAGACATGAACTCACTGCTGGAATACATCCATAATACAAGAAATATCGGCTATGCTATCGACGATACCTCAGAAAATATTTACTTCGCAGGTACTGTAGCCGCTCCGGTTTTGGACATCGATAACCATCTGGCCGGTGCTATTTCTATCGTCTTTATCCGAGATCCCCGTAATATAGACCGCGTTCAACTACTCGGCCAAAAAGTCAGCCAGGCGGCGCTGGAAATCTCTCAGGGACTGGGTTACATGCACAGCAACTTGTATTCCACCTGA